One region of Miscanthus floridulus cultivar M001 chromosome 19, ASM1932011v1, whole genome shotgun sequence genomic DNA includes:
- the LOC136527788 gene encoding nudix hydrolase 21, chloroplastic-like, with product MAAVMVARQGRELQRYSASTGGRVVVGCVPYRVRAGNGDGIDGEVVEVLVISSQKKGPAGGVLIPKGGWELDESMDEAARREAAEEAGVIGETGPALGRWCYRSRSYPDATYEGFVLPLRVTAELDRWPEMAARRREWVSAAEAIARCPHLWMREALQRFADTVAAEATRFASSAL from the coding sequence ATGGCAGCGGTGATGGTTGCTCGTCAAGGGCGTGAGCTGCAGCGGTACAGCGCGAGCACGGGCGGCCGCGTGGTGGTGGGCTGCGTCCCGTACCGCGTGCGCGCGGGCAACGGCGACGGCATCGACggcgaggtggtggaggtcctggtGATCAGCTCGCAGAAGAAGGGCCCCGCGGGCGGCGTGCTGATCCCCAAGGGCGGGTGGGAGCTGGACGAGTCCATGGACGAGGCGGCCCGGCGCGAGGCCGCCGAGGAGGCGGGGGTCATCGGCGAGACCGGCCCGGCGCTGGGCCGCTGGTGCTACCGCAGCCGCAGCTACCCGGACGCCACGTACGAGGGCTTCGTGCTCCCGCTCCGCGTCACCGCCGAGCTCGACCGGTGGCCCGAGATGGCTGCAAGGCGCAGGGAGTGGGTCTCCGCCGCCGAGGCCATCGCCCGGTGCCCGCACCTGTGGATGCGCGAGGCGCTGCAGCGGTTCGCCGACACCGTCGCGGCGGAGGCGACGCGCTTCGCCTCCTCCGCCCTCTAG